A genomic window from Myxococcales bacterium includes:
- a CDS encoding FtsX-like permease family protein, translated as MNLGLLAFALRAVARRRARAVATGGGLTFAVALVAAVLFLADALRAESTAARDALPDVVVSRLVGGRPAVISMQSAHKLARIDSVRRVRPRVWGYVFVPALQSNVVVMGAPPDAPSLEAVGGALAAGRDLRPGAHEMVAGARIAKFLGLEVGDQMVLPSPNPLAPSLQLVGTFDSRIDLFTTDVVMMSNDDARAVLGMAEDQATDLALDLANPDESPIVARTVLERMPDARVIDKKLLVRAHTLAFGRRSGIVLAASAPVLLVLLVLAWDRLSGFGDAEQREIAVLKAVGWSTSEVLWAKLSESLLVGAFSTAAGLVLAYVWVFVAGAPLLRPALAGFGVLYPEAPLTPQVDAAQLLAVTLAVLGPYAALSIVPAWRAAQIDPMDAMRG; from the coding sequence GTGAACCTCGGCCTGCTCGCGTTCGCGCTCCGCGCCGTCGCGAGGCGCAGAGCTCGCGCCGTGGCCACCGGCGGTGGGCTCACGTTCGCCGTGGCCCTCGTGGCCGCCGTCCTCTTCCTCGCGGACGCGCTGCGCGCAGAGTCGACCGCGGCCCGCGACGCCCTGCCGGACGTGGTGGTCTCGCGCCTCGTAGGCGGCCGGCCGGCGGTCATCTCCATGCAGTCTGCACACAAACTCGCGCGCATCGACTCCGTGCGGCGTGTGAGGCCACGGGTATGGGGCTACGTGTTCGTGCCCGCCCTCCAGTCGAACGTGGTGGTCATGGGTGCGCCGCCGGACGCCCCCTCCCTCGAGGCGGTGGGGGGCGCGCTCGCCGCGGGGCGCGACCTGCGGCCCGGCGCCCACGAGATGGTCGCGGGCGCGCGGATCGCCAAGTTCCTCGGGCTCGAGGTGGGCGACCAAATGGTCCTGCCGTCGCCCAACCCCCTCGCGCCCTCGCTCCAGCTCGTGGGCACGTTCGACTCGCGGATCGATCTGTTCACCACCGACGTCGTGATGATGTCGAACGACGACGCGCGCGCGGTGCTCGGCATGGCCGAGGACCAGGCCACGGACCTCGCGCTCGACCTCGCGAACCCCGACGAGTCCCCCATCGTCGCGCGCACCGTGCTCGAGCGCATGCCGGACGCCCGGGTGATCGACAAGAAGCTCCTCGTGCGCGCGCACACGCTCGCCTTCGGACGTCGCTCCGGGATCGTCCTCGCCGCCTCCGCGCCCGTGCTGCTCGTGCTCCTCGTGCTCGCGTGGGACCGCCTGAGCGGCTTCGGCGACGCCGAGCAGCGCGAGATCGCCGTGCTGAAGGCCGTGGGCTGGAGCACGAGCGAGGTGCTCTGGGCGAAGCTCTCCGAGTCGCTCCTCGTTGGCGCCTTCTCCACCGCTGCGGGCCTCGTGCTGGCGTACGTGTGGGTGTTCGTGGCGGGCGCGCCGCTCTTGCGTCCCGCCCTCGCGGGCTTCGGCGTGCTTTACCCGGAGGCGCCGCTCACCCCGCAGGTGGACGCGGCGCAGCTCTTGGCGGTCACGCTCGCCGTGCTCGGACCGTACGCCGCGCTCTCGATCGTTCCCGCGTGGCGCGCCGCCCAGATCGATCCGATGGACGCGATGCGAGGTTAG